One region of Mycobacterium riyadhense genomic DNA includes:
- the nbtC gene encoding nocobactin polyketide synthase NbtC, producing the protein MTVVSYQLPNGSAPVLVSSDTPELLRGEAAALLSYAADHPEVPPQEIAGMLFRTRIARKHRALAMVTNRRELLSALQAVIDDSEHPAVVRTDTPAAARRFAHVFPGQGGQRPGMGRLFYDSVPTFRAEADRCAAEFQTQFGLSPLNYLLDEHLSTDDSAGTVQPALFTQMAGLSAVWRSFGIAPRVTIGHSQGEIAAAYVSGLITLADAVRIIGIRAHAADEIASGDYAMAVVAADRDTCEELLARRSGWAELSVINSPNVSGISGDRETVQAIVDTLTERGAFARVIRVAYPAHTSLINEFGDKVRTATQRELRNPKFLDADIDCLGATLGGPITSDLLVDQYWFWNLRNTVRFDKAVAAALQMGVDTFVELAEHPTLQLAIQENVDVLNVDDEPTTMVVGTSNRTAINLDEFTRNLAQLAVHDLDYSWDHLSAESTGPVPLPLADFPNTRMNETFLWLPYDEVLPRRARQASTSVIATTEPVRTAAPPRLLTEEWFRLSRRSLLPPRAIGIIDHTRACAGLADALCAAAADLGATVRVIDIVNTRATDDLNTLAILVPESPKLDAVEAAAEVATFFGDRVWWPGVDGGITDCWLVTVSSEAVVGEDAPPDLVHAAASAGFRSIGAEYPGVRFRHLDLPAGSTSEAATTILAALHTAEESELAVRSGGLYAKRVVDADTSVADPDRSIETPPEHVLIVGGTGKLGLEFCDHFARRGAGRITLVSRSGETAAVADRLAGIRSATSTQIGVVRCDVGDQAAIAELAEQHHHTPADLIIHAAVQYSGVELQDVTAEMVDEALRAKVVGISRVLATFPRTDHCRVVLCSSISATVGGRGLALYAASNRVLDALAYRYRSEGLDCASVQWGLWKVDLDRSGIEMWAGIGVVPMLPADALTVGMRIPVRSNAIVASFDLDRARSVLETCGRGSLLSQLSAAQPTLIDPADSCRAAEVPVEAQDTGRSHRLVRLLAGAIGVDRVDTIDTTVPMVAIGLDSLQALELRRRVKMEFDHDLEVSDLLGGASIADVLAKLGG; encoded by the coding sequence GTGACAGTTGTTAGCTACCAGCTCCCGAACGGATCGGCGCCCGTCCTGGTGTCGTCGGACACGCCCGAGCTGCTGCGGGGCGAGGCTGCCGCACTGCTCTCGTATGCCGCCGATCATCCCGAAGTACCACCGCAGGAGATCGCCGGGATGTTGTTCCGGACGCGGATCGCTCGCAAGCATCGAGCCCTGGCCATGGTCACCAACCGCCGCGAGTTGCTCAGTGCCCTACAGGCGGTCATCGACGACAGCGAGCATCCTGCGGTGGTTCGCACTGACACGCCCGCCGCGGCCCGCAGATTCGCCCATGTCTTTCCCGGCCAAGGCGGCCAGCGCCCCGGGATGGGGCGGCTGTTCTACGATTCGGTCCCCACGTTCCGGGCCGAGGCGGATCGCTGCGCTGCGGAATTCCAGACGCAGTTCGGACTATCGCCACTGAATTACCTTCTCGACGAACATCTTTCGACCGACGACAGTGCGGGCACGGTGCAGCCGGCATTGTTTACCCAAATGGCAGGGCTGTCCGCGGTATGGCGGTCGTTCGGTATTGCGCCGAGAGTGACCATCGGCCACAGCCAAGGTGAGATCGCTGCGGCCTATGTGTCCGGCCTGATCACGCTGGCAGATGCCGTCCGTATTATCGGGATCCGCGCCCATGCCGCCGACGAAATCGCTTCGGGCGACTACGCAATGGCAGTCGTCGCGGCCGACCGCGACACTTGTGAGGAACTACTCGCGCGCCGCTCGGGCTGGGCGGAGTTGTCGGTGATCAATTCGCCGAACGTGAGCGGAATCTCCGGTGATCGAGAAACGGTGCAAGCCATCGTGGACACGCTCACCGAGCGCGGCGCGTTCGCACGAGTCATCCGAGTCGCATACCCCGCGCACACCAGCCTGATCAACGAATTCGGCGACAAAGTTCGCACGGCCACCCAACGCGAACTGCGGAATCCGAAGTTCCTCGACGCGGATATCGACTGCCTGGGCGCTACTCTCGGCGGTCCCATCACCTCGGACCTGCTGGTCGACCAATACTGGTTCTGGAACCTACGCAACACCGTTCGATTCGATAAGGCTGTGGCTGCCGCATTGCAAATGGGAGTCGACACGTTTGTCGAACTGGCCGAACATCCCACGCTGCAGTTGGCAATTCAAGAGAATGTCGATGTCTTGAACGTCGATGACGAACCGACGACCATGGTGGTCGGTACGTCCAACCGGACGGCAATCAACCTTGACGAGTTCACGCGCAACCTCGCGCAACTGGCAGTTCATGACCTGGACTACTCATGGGATCACCTCAGCGCCGAGTCGACTGGCCCAGTCCCGCTGCCACTAGCGGATTTTCCCAATACCCGAATGAACGAGACCTTCCTGTGGCTGCCATACGATGAAGTGCTGCCCCGGCGCGCCCGCCAGGCATCCACATCGGTGATAGCGACCACCGAACCGGTTCGTACGGCCGCACCGCCACGACTGCTCACCGAAGAGTGGTTTCGGCTGTCCCGCCGCTCACTCTTACCGCCGCGCGCGATCGGGATCATCGATCACACTCGAGCCTGCGCAGGGCTTGCCGACGCACTGTGCGCCGCAGCCGCCGACCTTGGCGCGACCGTCCGGGTGATCGATATCGTAAACACCAGGGCAACAGACGATCTCAATACCTTGGCCATTCTTGTTCCGGAGTCGCCGAAGCTGGACGCCGTCGAGGCGGCAGCCGAAGTCGCAACATTTTTCGGGGACCGTGTGTGGTGGCCGGGGGTGGACGGCGGAATTACCGACTGCTGGCTGGTGACGGTGAGTAGTGAGGCAGTGGTTGGCGAGGATGCACCGCCGGACCTGGTGCACGCGGCCGCAAGTGCCGGCTTCCGCAGCATCGGCGCTGAGTACCCAGGCGTGAGATTCCGGCACCTCGATCTGCCGGCGGGCTCGACATCGGAAGCGGCGACGACGATCCTGGCGGCACTGCATACGGCGGAGGAATCGGAGCTGGCCGTACGCAGCGGCGGCCTCTACGCCAAGCGCGTCGTTGACGCCGACACCTCGGTAGCAGACCCCGATCGCTCCATTGAGACGCCCCCAGAACACGTGCTCATCGTCGGGGGGACGGGCAAGCTCGGACTCGAATTCTGTGACCACTTCGCGCGTCGCGGCGCAGGGCGCATCACCCTGGTCAGCAGATCGGGCGAGACCGCGGCGGTCGCGGACCGGCTAGCGGGCATCCGCTCTGCCACGTCGACGCAAATCGGTGTGGTGCGGTGCGACGTCGGTGACCAAGCAGCGATAGCCGAACTGGCTGAGCAGCATCACCACACGCCCGCGGATCTGATCATCCATGCCGCCGTGCAGTATTCGGGTGTCGAGCTGCAAGACGTCACGGCCGAAATGGTAGACGAGGCGTTGCGAGCCAAGGTTGTCGGCATTTCGCGAGTGTTGGCGACGTTCCCCCGGACCGACCACTGCCGGGTGGTGCTATGCTCCTCGATCTCGGCGACCGTCGGCGGTCGCGGCCTGGCACTGTATGCCGCCTCGAACCGAGTGCTCGACGCCCTGGCCTACCGGTACCGATCCGAAGGCCTAGATTGCGCTTCCGTGCAGTGGGGGCTCTGGAAGGTCGATCTCGACCGCTCGGGCATCGAAATGTGGGCCGGCATCGGTGTCGTTCCCATGCTCCCCGCCGACGCGCTCACCGTGGGAATGCGAATCCCGGTGCGTAGCAACGCCATCGTCGCGTCGTTCGATCTGGATCGCGCCCGTTCGGTGCTGGAAACATGCGGTCGCGGGTCGTTGTTGTCACAACTAAGCGCGGCCCAACCAACACTAATCGACCCAGCGGATTCTTGTCGCGCTGCCGAGGTCCCGGTCGAGGCCCAAGATACCGGTCGCTCGCACCGGTTGGTCAGGCTGCTGGCCGGGGCCATCGGCGTCGACAGGGTCGACACGATTGACACCACGGTTCCTATGGTGGCGATCGGCCTAGATTCGTTGCAGGCACTAGAGTTACGCCGTCGCGTCAAGATGGAGTTCGATCACGATCTCGAGGTCTCAGATCTGCTCGGCGGCGCGTCCATTGCCGACGTGCTGGCTAAGTTGGGCGGTTAG
- the mbtG gene encoding NADPH-dependent L-lysine N(6)-monooxygenase MbtG, with protein sequence MTGTLAIVGAGAKAVAVAAKAATLREMGVETADVIAVERSGVAANWLAGGGWTDGRQRLGTNPEKDVGFPYRSTLVPGRNDELDARMMRWSWQSYLVATDQFVGWIDRGRPAPTHDTWAGYLRWVADEVGLKVVRGEVVQISVNESHWVLCTPESSLSAETLMITGPGQPERSMLSGDPRVLSIAQFWQRAARHDRIVAENVAVIGGGETAASILNELFHHRVSSITAISPQATLFTRGEGFFENSLFSDPAQWRSLSQAERRDCIARTDRGVFSARVQESLLADERIQHLRGRVARAVDRDSRIWITICTDNVGEPCETLHSFDLVIDGSGADALWFTPLLNQNALDLLELGVGGPLTVERLEESIGHDLAVAGVTPKLFLPNLSGLNEGPGFPNLSCLGLLSDRILGADIDMRALSVSPGCEIRPDSALHAH encoded by the coding sequence ATGACTGGGACACTCGCGATCGTCGGAGCCGGCGCGAAGGCAGTCGCGGTGGCCGCGAAGGCGGCGACGCTGCGCGAAATGGGCGTCGAGACGGCCGACGTCATCGCTGTCGAACGCTCCGGCGTTGCCGCCAACTGGCTGGCCGGCGGTGGTTGGACAGACGGCAGGCAGCGGCTGGGTACCAATCCGGAAAAGGATGTCGGCTTTCCGTACCGGTCGACGCTCGTACCCGGGCGCAACGACGAACTCGACGCACGGATGATGCGGTGGAGCTGGCAGTCCTATCTGGTCGCTACCGACCAATTCGTGGGCTGGATCGATCGGGGTAGGCCGGCGCCCACTCACGACACCTGGGCTGGGTATTTGCGCTGGGTTGCCGATGAGGTGGGCTTGAAAGTCGTTCGCGGCGAAGTGGTTCAGATCTCGGTGAACGAATCGCACTGGGTGCTGTGCACGCCCGAGTCGAGCTTGTCCGCCGAAACGTTGATGATCACCGGTCCGGGTCAGCCCGAGCGATCGATGCTGTCCGGTGACCCACGGGTGTTGTCGATCGCGCAGTTCTGGCAACGCGCCGCGCGCCACGACCGCATCGTCGCCGAAAATGTTGCGGTCATCGGCGGGGGAGAGACCGCCGCTTCGATTCTTAACGAGCTGTTCCATCACCGGGTTTCGTCGATCACGGCCATCTCACCGCAGGCAACCTTGTTCACCCGCGGCGAGGGCTTCTTCGAGAACTCGCTGTTTTCCGATCCCGCGCAATGGCGCAGCCTCAGCCAGGCCGAACGGCGCGACTGCATTGCCCGCACCGACCGCGGGGTCTTCTCCGCACGGGTTCAGGAGTCGTTACTTGCCGACGAGCGGATCCAGCATTTGCGCGGGCGCGTCGCCCGCGCGGTCGACCGCGACAGCCGAATCTGGATCACCATCTGTACCGACAACGTCGGCGAACCGTGCGAGACCCTGCATAGCTTCGACCTCGTCATCGACGGATCCGGCGCCGACGCGCTGTGGTTCACGCCGCTGCTGAATCAGAATGCCCTGGACCTACTGGAGCTCGGGGTGGGCGGGCCGTTGACGGTTGAGCGCTTGGAGGAGTCCATCGGCCACGATTTGGCGGTTGCCGGCGTCACCCCAAAATTGTTTCTGCCCAATCTATCCGGCCTCAACGAGGGCCCGGGATTTCCGAATCTGAGCTGCCTTGGGCTGCTGTCCGACCGGATCCTCGGAGCTGACATTGACATGCGGGCTCTGAGTGTGAGTCCAGGGTGCGAAATCCGGCCGGATTCCGCCCTGCACGCACACTGA
- a CDS encoding (2,3-dihydroxybenzoyl)adenylate synthase, translated as MPVTSAQSEPAAPAAPLDGFIPFPPERAAAYRAAGYWTGRTVDSVLRRAATTWPGHVAVVDIHGSHTYAELDKLAGRAAAGFAALGIAPGDRVLLQLPNSCRFAAALFGLLRAGAIPVMCLPGHRFTELSHFAEVSGAAGLIIVETAGGFDYRPMAERLVAAHPQLRHVVVDGEPGPFMAWSDLPDGDPPEVAHDTTSPALLLVSGGTTGTPKLIPRTHDDYVYNATASARLCQLTSDDVYLVALPAAHNFPLACPGILGAMTVGATVVFSADPSPEAAFATIERHGVTVTALVPALAKLWAQACDWEPVTPKSLRLLQVGGSRLEPEDARQIRIELTPGLQQVFGMAEGLLNFTRIGDPPELVEHTQGRPLCPADELRIVDAAGEPVAPGQDGELLVRGPYTLNGYFRAERDNERCFDPDGFYRSGDLVRLRDDGYLVVTGRVKDVICRCGETIAAQELEEQLLSHPSIWSAAAVGLPDPQLGEKICAAVVFAGHQVTLAELNGYLDERGVATHARPDMLIAMPALPTTPVGKIDKRAIARHVGAAAEPQAQKA; from the coding sequence ATGCCTGTTACCTCCGCCCAGTCCGAACCCGCCGCACCAGCTGCGCCGCTGGATGGGTTCATTCCTTTTCCACCGGAACGGGCGGCCGCATACCGTGCGGCCGGCTACTGGACCGGTCGCACGGTTGACTCAGTGCTGCGACGGGCCGCGACCACATGGCCCGGGCACGTCGCTGTCGTGGACATACACGGCAGCCATACCTACGCCGAGCTTGACAAACTCGCAGGGCGGGCCGCCGCAGGGTTCGCCGCGCTCGGTATCGCGCCCGGCGACCGGGTACTGCTGCAGCTGCCCAATTCGTGTCGGTTCGCCGCCGCCCTGTTCGGTCTGCTGCGTGCCGGCGCCATCCCGGTGATGTGCCTGCCCGGACACCGGTTCACCGAACTCAGCCACTTCGCCGAAGTCAGCGGTGCGGCTGGGTTGATCATCGTCGAAACCGCGGGCGGTTTCGACTACCGCCCGATGGCCGAACGACTGGTCGCCGCGCATCCGCAGCTGCGCCACGTCGTTGTCGATGGCGAACCCGGCCCGTTCATGGCCTGGTCGGACCTGCCCGACGGCGACCCACCTGAGGTCGCGCACGACACCACCTCCCCCGCGCTGCTGCTGGTTTCGGGTGGCACCACCGGCACACCGAAGCTGATCCCCCGCACCCACGACGACTACGTCTACAACGCCACAGCGAGCGCGCGGCTTTGTCAGTTGACGAGCGATGACGTGTATCTCGTGGCGCTGCCGGCGGCACACAATTTCCCGCTGGCATGCCCCGGCATCCTCGGTGCGATGACCGTCGGCGCCACCGTCGTTTTCAGCGCCGACCCAAGCCCGGAGGCAGCGTTCGCCACCATCGAACGGCACGGCGTCACGGTCACCGCACTCGTGCCCGCGCTGGCCAAACTGTGGGCACAAGCCTGTGATTGGGAGCCAGTGACACCAAAGTCGCTGCGGCTGTTGCAGGTTGGCGGGTCGAGGTTGGAGCCCGAGGATGCTCGGCAGATACGTATCGAGCTGACCCCGGGCCTGCAGCAGGTATTCGGGATGGCCGAGGGGCTACTGAATTTCACTCGTATCGGGGATCCGCCCGAACTGGTCGAGCACACTCAGGGCCGACCCCTGTGCCCCGCCGACGAATTGCGCATCGTCGACGCCGCGGGCGAGCCGGTGGCGCCCGGCCAAGACGGCGAACTCCTGGTGCGCGGCCCATACACACTTAATGGCTACTTTCGCGCTGAACGCGACAACGAGCGCTGCTTTGATCCCGACGGCTTCTACCGCAGCGGCGATCTGGTGCGGCTGCGCGACGACGGCTACCTCGTGGTCACCGGGCGGGTCAAAGACGTCATCTGCCGTTGCGGTGAAACCATCGCAGCCCAGGAGCTCGAAGAGCAGCTGCTGAGCCACCCGTCGATCTGGTCGGCCGCTGCGGTTGGGCTCCCCGACCCGCAACTCGGGGAAAAGATATGCGCCGCAGTTGTTTTCGCCGGGCACCAGGTAACGCTGGCGGAATTGAACGGCTACCTTGATGAGCGCGGTGTGGCCACGCATGCCCGACCTGACATGCTGATCGCGATGCCCGCCCTGCCGACCACGCCGGTAGGCAAGATCGACAAACGGGCGATCGCCCGCCATGTCGGCGCGGCGGCTGAGCCCCAAGCGCAGAAAGCCTAA
- a CDS encoding PE family protein: protein MSFVFVTPDLLAISASDLAGIGSAIGAANAAMATPSTAVVAVAADDVSTAVASLFSGYAQSYQALGGQAGAFHDQFVRTLNAAAATPAAGQGLAPEPPAPEDSSATAATPAKALAASASTATPATRTNSAKPARWAPTGSTAQPVKLPVGSSCVPAKRHWQIRPRMCKCAIDYVNL from the coding sequence ATGTCTTTTGTGTTTGTGACGCCAGACCTATTGGCGATCAGTGCCTCGGATCTGGCAGGGATCGGCTCGGCGATCGGCGCGGCCAATGCGGCGATGGCGACACCATCAACCGCGGTAGTGGCGGTAGCTGCCGATGACGTGTCGACGGCCGTCGCCTCGCTTTTCTCCGGCTACGCCCAGAGCTACCAGGCGCTGGGCGGGCAGGCCGGGGCATTTCATGACCAGTTTGTCCGCACTTTGAACGCGGCTGCGGCAACCCCGGCGGCGGGTCAGGGGCTAGCACCGGAACCGCCGGCGCCGGAGGACAGTTCGGCGACGGCGGCGACGCCGGCAAAGGCGTTGGCGGCATCAGCGTCAACGGCGACCCCGGCGACCCGGACGAACTCGGCAAAGCCGGCTCGTTGGGCACCGACGGGATCGACGGCGCAGCCGGTCAAATTGCCGGTTGGCTCTAGTTGCGTGCCGGCGAAACGCCACTGGCAAATCCGCCCGCGAATGTGCAAATGTGCCATTGACTATGTCAACCTTTGA
- a CDS encoding alpha/beta hydrolase — protein MDNGVPVRGSLRSRGAVAVSSLMLRPITAAIPPDRAWGIWASRQLIARLMGTFGRSLAGTRVEAVNSVLPDGRRVIGEWVYGPHMPTGASRNSGAIYYVHGSGFTMCSPRTHRRLTSWLSSLTGLPVFSIDYRLAPRYRFPTAADDVRAGWEWLPQACGVPPEAIVIAGDSAGGHLTVDMLLQPDVAAKPPAALVLFSPLIDLTFGLCAAREMQRPDPAVRAAVAARVVALYYAGVDPDHHRLKLDVARGPQLPPTLIQAGGAEMLEADARQLAADIRAAGGSCELQVWPDQVHVFQALPRLSPEAPKALAYVAQFIANSLSVRDTVADKAG, from the coding sequence ATGGACAACGGCGTTCCGGTGCGTGGGTCCCTGCGATCCCGTGGCGCGGTAGCGGTGAGTTCACTGATGCTGCGGCCGATCACCGCGGCGATTCCGCCGGACCGCGCCTGGGGCATCTGGGCGTCCCGCCAGCTCATCGCCAGGCTCATGGGCACCTTTGGACGGTCGCTGGCGGGCACGCGCGTCGAAGCGGTCAACTCGGTCCTACCCGACGGACGCCGGGTCATCGGTGAATGGGTCTACGGGCCGCACATGCCGACCGGGGCCAGTCGCAATAGCGGAGCGATCTATTACGTGCATGGCAGCGGCTTTACGATGTGTTCGCCCCGCACCCACCGGCGGTTGACCTCCTGGCTGTCGTCGCTGACCGGACTGCCGGTGTTCAGTATCGATTACCGGCTCGCGCCGCGGTACCGCTTTCCGACGGCAGCAGACGATGTGCGCGCGGGCTGGGAGTGGTTGCCGCAAGCGTGCGGTGTGCCCCCCGAAGCCATTGTGATTGCCGGCGATTCGGCCGGCGGGCATCTGACGGTGGACATGCTGCTGCAACCCGACGTCGCCGCGAAACCGCCGGCAGCGCTGGTCTTGTTTTCACCGCTGATCGACCTCACGTTCGGGCTCTGTGCCGCTCGTGAAATGCAACGCCCCGATCCCGCCGTCCGAGCTGCGGTGGCGGCTCGAGTGGTCGCGTTGTACTACGCCGGTGTCGATCCCGACCACCATCGCCTGAAGCTCGACGTCGCCCGCGGGCCACAACTTCCTCCTACGCTGATCCAGGCCGGCGGCGCCGAAATGCTGGAGGCAGATGCCCGTCAACTCGCCGCCGACATCCGTGCCGCCGGCGGCAGCTGCGAACTGCAAGTGTGGCCCGACCAGGTTCACGTATTCCAGGCACTGCCGCGGTTGTCGCCAGAAGCGCCCAAAGCTCTGGCGTACGTTGCCCAATTCATCGCGAATTCACTGTCGGTGCGGGACACCGTCGCGGACAAAGCGGGCTGA
- a CDS encoding salicylate synthase, whose translation MTEASVQTSSANTASLSMPVPAHIDPADLAAELAAVVMEPADEEYLLYEYEGQWVLAAGVQAMVELDSDELRIIRDGVTQRQLWSGRPGQVLGETVDRLLLETDQAFGWLPFEFGVYRYGLQQRLAPHTPLARVFWPRTRIMMTPEQIQLSGAEVRHREAVERLLSDGVSAVPRPHAIDLSADPSGYRDRVAVAVREIEAGSYHKVILSRCVEVPFELDFPSTYRLGRRHNTPVRSFMLRLGGIRALGYSPELVAAVHPDGSVVTEPLAGTRALGRGPAHDRRARDDLESNSKEIVEHAISVRTSLQEITEVAKPGSAAVIDFMTVRERGSVQHLGSTISARLDPSSDRMDALEALFPAVTASGIPKASGVEAILRLDESPRGLYSGAVVMFSADGGLDAALTLRAAYARDGRTWLRAGAGIIEASEPDREFEETCEKLSTLAPYLVERQ comes from the coding sequence GTGACCGAGGCCAGCGTCCAGACGAGTTCTGCCAACACTGCGTCGCTCTCCATGCCCGTGCCGGCCCACATTGACCCGGCTGATCTGGCTGCCGAGCTGGCCGCGGTAGTGATGGAGCCGGCGGACGAGGAATACCTGCTCTACGAGTACGAGGGTCAATGGGTCCTCGCCGCGGGCGTACAGGCGATGGTGGAGCTGGATAGCGACGAACTACGCATAATTCGCGATGGCGTGACGCAGCGGCAACTGTGGTCGGGACGACCGGGACAAGTCCTAGGTGAAACCGTCGACCGGCTGTTACTGGAGACCGATCAAGCCTTTGGGTGGCTCCCCTTCGAATTCGGCGTCTACCGCTACGGGCTGCAGCAGCGGCTCGCGCCGCATACACCGCTAGCCCGGGTCTTTTGGCCCCGTACCCGAATTATGATGACCCCGGAGCAGATTCAGCTTTCCGGCGCCGAAGTTCGCCATCGCGAGGCGGTAGAACGATTGCTCAGCGACGGGGTGAGCGCCGTTCCGAGGCCCCACGCGATCGATCTATCCGCCGACCCGTCCGGCTACCGCGATCGAGTGGCGGTCGCTGTCCGGGAGATCGAAGCAGGCAGCTACCACAAGGTGATCCTATCTCGTTGTGTCGAAGTGCCTTTCGAGCTCGACTTCCCATCGACATATCGGCTGGGGCGTCGCCATAACACCCCGGTAAGGTCGTTTATGTTGCGGCTCGGCGGAATTCGCGCGCTGGGATACAGTCCAGAACTCGTCGCCGCAGTCCACCCCGACGGTTCGGTGGTCACCGAGCCGCTGGCTGGAACCCGTGCGCTCGGCCGCGGCCCGGCGCATGACCGACGGGCTCGCGACGATCTGGAGTCAAATTCGAAAGAGATTGTTGAGCACGCTATTTCGGTCCGAACCTCGCTTCAGGAGATCACCGAGGTCGCTAAACCGGGGAGTGCGGCCGTCATCGATTTCATGACGGTGCGTGAGCGTGGGAGCGTGCAACACCTCGGCTCAACGATCAGCGCGCGGCTGGACCCGTCAAGTGACCGGATGGACGCTCTCGAGGCGCTTTTTCCTGCGGTCACCGCGTCGGGAATCCCGAAAGCGAGTGGTGTCGAAGCCATCCTACGTCTCGACGAGAGTCCGCGCGGGCTGTATTCCGGTGCCGTGGTGATGTTTTCAGCAGATGGCGGACTCGACGCGGCGCTGACGTTGCGGGCGGCGTATGCGCGCGACGGGCGGACCTGGCTTCGGGCCGGCGCCGGCATCATTGAGGCATCGGAACCCGACCGCGAATTCGAGGAGACCTGCGAGAAGCTGTCCACGCTCGCGCCGTACCTGGTTGAGCGGCAATAA
- a CDS encoding sodium-dependent bicarbonate transport family permease, whose protein sequence is MLHEFWVNFTHNLFKPLLLFFYFGFLIPILKVRFEFPYVIYQGLTMYLLLAIGWHGGEELARIKPSSIGTIVGFMVVGFVLNFLIGGLAYVLLNRMSAMRRVDKATVAGYYGSDSAGTFATCVAFLTSVGIAFNAYMPVMLAVMEIPGCLVALYLVAWLRHRGMDEAGFMPDEPGYTAPAKIGPGTAARPTQGQSLQTEHEREIEQELELSLEKREHSDESRKPATQKTTSLFSRELFGEVFLNPGLCLLLGGIIIGLISGLQGEKVVHDDDTFFVTAFQGVLALFLLEMGMTASRKLRDLRSAGAGFIFFGLLAPNLFATLGIFVAHSYAYLTNTEFKPGTYVLFAVLCGAASYIAVPAVQRLAIPEASPTLPLAASLGLTFSYNVTVGIPLYIEIARIVGNWFPTT, encoded by the coding sequence ATGCTGCATGAGTTCTGGGTGAACTTCACCCACAATCTGTTCAAGCCGCTACTGCTCTTCTTCTACTTCGGGTTCCTCATCCCGATCCTGAAGGTGCGGTTTGAGTTCCCCTATGTGATCTATCAGGGCCTGACCATGTACCTGCTGCTGGCCATCGGCTGGCACGGCGGCGAAGAGCTCGCAAGGATCAAGCCGTCCAGCATCGGCACCATTGTCGGGTTCATGGTCGTGGGCTTCGTGCTGAACTTCCTGATCGGAGGTCTGGCCTACGTCCTGCTGAACCGCATGAGTGCCATGCGGCGAGTCGACAAAGCGACGGTCGCCGGCTACTACGGGTCGGATTCGGCGGGGACGTTTGCCACCTGCGTGGCGTTTCTGACCAGCGTCGGAATCGCCTTCAACGCCTATATGCCGGTCATGCTCGCCGTTATGGAGATTCCCGGCTGTCTGGTGGCGCTCTACCTGGTGGCGTGGCTGCGCCACCGTGGGATGGACGAGGCAGGCTTTATGCCCGACGAGCCGGGCTACACCGCACCGGCAAAGATCGGACCAGGCACGGCCGCTAGGCCCACCCAAGGCCAGAGCCTGCAGACCGAGCACGAACGTGAGATAGAGCAGGAGTTGGAGCTCTCCCTGGAAAAGCGCGAACATTCCGACGAGAGCCGGAAACCAGCGACACAGAAGACGACGTCGCTGTTCTCCCGAGAGCTGTTCGGAGAAGTTTTCCTCAATCCTGGTTTGTGCCTCCTACTGGGCGGCATCATCATCGGCCTCATCAGTGGACTGCAGGGCGAGAAGGTCGTCCACGACGACGACACTTTCTTCGTTACGGCCTTCCAGGGTGTGTTGGCGCTGTTCCTGCTCGAGATGGGAATGACGGCCTCCCGAAAGTTGCGGGATCTGCGGTCCGCGGGCGCCGGTTTCATCTTCTTCGGTCTATTGGCACCGAATCTCTTTGCCACGCTCGGGATCTTCGTCGCCCACAGCTACGCCTACCTCACCAATACCGAGTTCAAGCCAGGCACCTACGTGCTGTTCGCGGTGCTGTGTGGCGCGGCGTCCTACATCGCCGTCCCGGCCGTGCAGCGACTTGCGATCCCCGAAGCCAGCCCGACCCTGCCGCTGGCGGCATCACTGGGTTTGACGTTCTCCTACAACGTCACGGTCGGGATCCCGCTCTACATCGAGATCGCCCGCATCGTGGGAAACTGGTTCCCCACCACCTGA